The sequence below is a genomic window from Clostridia bacterium.
TTTTCTCCTTGCTCCTCGGTGTCCTTTGCGCTGGGCTTTTTGCCGGTGAGCTGGCGGTACACTATCGCCACGGGAGCAGGGCTGTCCTTGGGGGCATCGCAGTAGCGGGCCGTCAATTGGGCGGCGGCCGCCAGCTCCTCGCTTCCCACCCTACCGGTGGCGATGGTCAGCGGCCCTTGGTAATCCTTGGCCTCCAGCAGATAGTCGCCCTCCCGAGCCAACTGGCAAAGCTTCTCGTTTTCCGCCTGATTCCGGCCTACGATAACCTTGGCTTGGGGCGAAACCCGGAAATGCCTTCCTAGATTGAGGCGGTTGACTTCGGCGTAGCTAAGGCTACCCTGGTAGCGCAAAAGATCGGCTATTTTCTTGCCGTATTCCTTGTAGGTGAGAAGGCAGCCTCCAGCGGGGGTGGCAAAGCCGGTGATGCCATAGCGCTCGGCCAAGGCCAGCTGCTCCTTGCGGGAGCGCCCCTTTATGCCCAGGAGCTTGGACCGGTCCACCCACCCCTTGATTTCAGGGATGGTGGGCTTCATCACCAGAGCCGACAGGGGACGCAAAACTAACCCCTCCAGGCCGGATTCCCGATCAATGATGGCCATGGCATCGGGCCGTTGGGAGTTAGGCCGTTGGCCTACCACTTCGCCGGTTATGAGGTATGCGGCCTCAAGCTTAGGGAACAAGCTAGCGGCCAGCTTGAAACCGTATATCCGGCAGTCGGT
It includes:
- a CDS encoding 7-cyano-7-deazaguanine synthase codes for the protein MKGLALFSGGLDSALAVKVAQEAGATVEALHFTSPFYQSKNGTEAPDYVVDLARQLGVKLHVQPYPEDYLRVIENPRFGYGKNMNPCTDCRIYGFKLAASLFPKLEAAYLITGEVVGQRPNSQRPDAMAIIDRESGLEGLVLRPLSALVMKPTIPEIKGWVDRSKLLGIKGRSRKEQLALAERYGITGFATPAGGCLLTYKEYGKKIADLLRYQGSLSYAEVNRLNLGRHFRVSPQAKVIVGRNQAENEKLCQLAREGDYLLEAKDYQGPLTIATGRVGSEELAAAAQLTARYCDAPKDSPAPVAIVYRQLTGKKPSAKDTEEQGEKTAAGVLLVTPAAETCIQAWRI